One window of the Schistocerca gregaria isolate iqSchGreg1 unplaced genomic scaffold, iqSchGreg1.2 ptg000599l, whole genome shotgun sequence genome contains the following:
- the LOC126316788 gene encoding serine-rich adhesin for platelets-like isoform X2, which yields MSQFTYIGQDRPAYPNTGFFRPESKMSTPKHQNTTYNEQRYSQTPSLTNDFRKGYVDQWPEQRSTLRSQEPEKTTFMQKDTYLHAIHSSPFHQRSRGEYRQSLTPGPSFQPAKSRKDYHLYMDRSSHVNMERQPRSTQKLIQSTQSSLSSRLERTFHEQLPPCSTRKKLKCSDFREYGSSLQLNQLSAPRTLLNRSRSMKQPMHTEASTSHNANHLPKVSVNSINGILMQDEIFRLANSIQFRKLLNAFAISHIESQIQKQSIFALKNYSPNQAGGDNRLLYKKGIVIFSNIVKLTRRLAFLELCHLSFGYPDLKRRPYTAFGYLYWALFEEQYQQYDKAATCYIEAVKQSLWPSKIVTAASCNFFVRMQSILSKRRENFTEATFNAERATGGSLADIESEVSELTHSLRESHLEDLDLDITHSKTRSPIRDRTPLKKNKSCLKVNFYSPDARDTESPNQEEKTCRAFQLIEETPEALGQKALALTTDTQEELEKNLSEEENFHFFSTHYSHTSSMGKSSAKTASSSPSYAEKASPLEEKNSDAKLSSRKNSSRVKSPKNLENLPKTSGVESNVDLNVSKSEALKLPEDVGTGPGRPARATKSKKSTADLNLTKSEASKMSEDTGSKRVTRATKTKSDVDSNVTKSETSKLPEDMDTGSGRSTRATKSKKSTADSNLTKSEAPKMSEDTGSKRVTRATKSKSDVDSNVTKSEVAEPPEDMDTGSGRSTRATKSKKSTVDLSLTKSEAPKMSEDTGSRRLIRTKSKSDVDSNVARSKTLRLPEDMDTGSGRSTRATKSKKSTADLNLTKSEASKMSEDTGSKRVTRATKTKSDLDLNVTELETSRLPEDMDTGSGRSTRATKSKKSTADLNLTKSEASKMSEDTGSKRVTRATKTKSDVDSNVTKSETSKLPEDMDTGSGRSTRATKSKKSTADLNLTKSEASKMSEDTGSKRVTKATKTKSDVNSNVTKSETSKLPEDMDTGSGRWTRATKSKKSIVDSNLTKSEAPKMSEDTGSKRVTKTTKSKSDVDSNATKSKTSKLSKDVGSKESLKGKKFYEAEKNLSSPDASSESVSYGGKYTSYDDDTSVDTSDGMSPASPAPPARASRSVSMTRPRASEDRAPSIYSSKQAGTGTKFDGYRLRKGEKYSSSESDSSLVSDSEMSDKSTYSEEEASNQYSDNYLSKKSSTPPFNQEKASRSTWVAHTRTNAHESSEDGVSSPSSGYEKDLKERIERLSISKKAETQLTAKSTLSSKKKVKDDKPSRSRYVEKSEEEHQKKKSQPSAVKSVTHSDRYDDRESDDGPNDKKDKVKPGVGTSSNPPRRSLRIKSQIN from the exons ATGTCACAATTTACCT ATATAGGTCAAGATCGCCCAGCGTACCCCAATACCGGCTTCTTTAGACCAGAATCTAAGATGTCTACTCCAAAACACCAAAACACTACTTATAACGAACAGCGATATAGTCAAACTCCTTCGCTTACCAACGATTTCAGAAAAGGTTATGTAGATCAGTGGCCAGAACAAAGATC GACCCTGAGGTCTCAGGAGCCGGAAAAGACGACGTTCATGCAAAAAGACACCTATTTGCATGCAATTCATTCATCGCCTTTTCATCAGCGATCTAGAGGGGAATACAGACAGAGTCTAACTCCAGGTCCCTCATTTCAACCCGCTAAATCACGAAAAGATTACCACCTATACATGGATAGAAGTAGTCACGTTAATATGGAGAGACAGCCTCGCAGCACTCAAAAACTGATTCAATCTACTCAGTCTTCGTTATCGAGTCGTCTTGAACGGACCTTCCACGAACAGTTGCCCCCGTGCAGTACTCGCAAAAAGTTGAAatgttcagatttccgcgaatatGGATCATCTCTTCAACTGAACCAATTGAGCGCTCCTCGTACACTTTTGAATCGATCAAGGAGTATGAAGCAGCCTATGCACACGGAGGCAAGCACTTCTCATAACGCGAACCATTTACCCAAGGTTAGTGTGAACAGCATTAATGGCATTTTAATGCAAGATGAGATATTCAGACTAGCAAATAGCATTCAATTTAGAAAGCTATTGAACGCATTTGCCATATCTCATATCGAATCACAGATTCAGAAGCAATCTATTTTTGCTCTTAAAAACTATTCACCAAATCAGGCTGGCGGTGATAATAGACTACTCTATAAAAAAGGTATTGTCATTTTCAGCAACATTGTCAAACTCACCCGCAGATTGGCTTTCTTAGAACTCTGTCATCTGTCGTTTGGCTATCCGGATCTGAAACGCCGTCCCTACACCGCTTTTGGCTACTTGTACTGGGCTTTATTTGAGGAGCAATACCAACAATATGATAAGGCAGCTACTTGCTACATAGAAGCCGTCAAGCAGTCACTTTGGCCTTCTAAAATAGTCACAGCCGCTTCCTGCAACTTTTTTGTTCGCATGCAATCTATACTAagtaaaagaagagaaaattttacGGAAGCTACATTCAATGCTGAAAGAGCAACAGGGGGATCACTAGCCGACATAGAGAGTGAAGTGAGTGAATTGACTCATTCCCTCAGAGAATCACACTTGGAAGACCTCGATTTAGATATCACTCATTCGAAAACACGAAGCCCAATCCGCGACAGAACACCCTTGAAAAAAAACAAGTCTTGTCTAAAAGTTAATTTTTACAGTCCCGATGCAAGAGATACAGAATCCCCGAACCAAGAAGAAAAAACATGCAGAGCTTTTCAGCTCATTGAAGAGACACCCGAAGCACTTGGTCAAAAGGCCCTAGCGTTAACCACAGACACACAAGAGGAATTAGAAAAAAATCTGTCAGAggaagaaaattttcatttttttagtacACATTATTCACATACATCGTCAATGGGAAAATCTTCAGCAAAGACAGCTTCGTCTTccccttcttatgccgaaa AGGCAAGCCCGTTGGAAGAAAAGAACTCTGATGCCAAGCTGTCATCTAGGAAAAATTCATCTCGAGTTAAGTCccctaaaaatttggaaaatttaccCAAAACTAGTGGAGTCGAATCTAATGTAGACTTAAATGTCTCCAAATCAGAGGCATTGAAGCTACCAGAAGATGTAGGTACCGGTCCTGGAAGACCGGCTAGGGCGACAAAGTCAAAGAAGTCTACTGCTGATTTAAATCTCACCAAGTCAGAGGCGTCAAAGATGTCTGAAGACACCGGTTCTAAAAGAGTGACTAGAGCGACAAAAACAAAGTCTGATGTGGACTCAAACGTCACCAAATCAGAGACATCGAAGCTACCGGAAGACATGGATACCGGTTCCGGAAGGTCGACTAGGGCGACAAAGTCAAAGAAGTCTACTGCTGATTCAAATCTCACCAAGTCAGAGGCGCCAAAAATGTCTGAAGACACCGGTTCTAAAAGAGTGACTAGAGCAACAAAATCAAAGTCTGACGTGGACTCAAATGTCACTAAATCAGAGGTAGCGGAACCACCGGAAGACATGGATACCGGTTCCGGAAGGTCGACTAGGGCGACAAAGTCAAAGAAGTCGACTGTCGATTTAAGTCTCACCAAGTCAGAGGCGCCAAAAATGTCCGAAGACACCGGTTCTAGAAGGTTGATTAGAACAAAATCAAAGTCTGACGTGGACTCAAATGTCGCTAGATCAAAGACATTGAGGCTACCGGAAGACATGGATACCGGTTCCGGAAGGTCGACTAGGGCGACAAAGTCGAAGAAGTCTACTGCTGATTTAAATCTCACCAAGTCAGAGGCGTCAAAGATGTCTGAAGACACCGGTTCTAAAAGAGTGACTAGAGCGACAAAAACAAAGTCTGATCTAGACCTAAACGTCACTGAATTAGAGACATCGAGGCTACCGGAAGACATGGATACCGGTTCCGGAAG GTCGACTAGGGCGACAAAGTCAAAGAAGTCTACTGCTGATTTAAATCTCACCAAGTCAGAGGCGTCAAAGATGTCTGAAGACACCGGTTCTAAAAGAGTGACTAGAGCGACAAAAACAAAGTCTGATGTGGACTCAAACGTCACCAAATCAGAGACATCGAAGCTACCGGAAGACATGGATACCGGTTCCGGAAGGTCGACTAGGGCGACAAAGTCAAAGAAGTCTACTGCTGATTTAAATCTCACCAAGTCAGAGGCGTCAAAGATGTCTGAAGACACCGGTTCTAAAAGAGTGACCAAAGCAACGAAAACAAAGTCTGACGTGAACTCAAACGTCACCAAATCAGAGACATCGAAGCTACCGGAGGACATGGATACCGGTTCCGGAAGGTGGACTAGGGCGACGAAGTCGAAGAAGTCGATTGTTGATTCAAACCTCACCAAGTCAGAGGCGCCAAAAATGTCTGAAGACACCGGTTCCAAAAGAGTGACAAAGACAACAAAGTCAAAATCTGATGTGGACTCAAATGCCACTAAATCAAAGACATCGAAGCTATCCAAAGACGTCGGCTCTAAAGAATCTCTTAAGGGGAAAAAATTCTATGAAGCTGAAAAAAACCTTTCGAGTCCAGATGCATCATCCGAATCTGTCAGTTACGGAGGAAAATACACTTCTTATGACGACGACACTTCAGTCGACACAAGTGATGGCATGTCGCCTGCCTCGCCCGCCCCGCCTGCCAGAGCTTCTAGGTCGGTCTCAATGACCAGACCTAGGGCCAGTGAAGATCGAGCGCCATCGATATATTCTTCAAAGCAAGCCGGTACTGGCACTAAATTCGATGGTTACAGGTTACGTAAAGGTGAAAAGTACAGTAGCAGCGAAAGTGATAGCTCATTAGTCAGTGATAGCGAGATGTCGGACAAGTCGACTTATTCTGAGGAAGAAGCGTCCAATCAGTATTCGGACAACTATCTTAGTAAAAAGTCGTCAACCCCACCGTTCAATCAAGAGAAAGCTTCAAGGTCCACGTGGGTGGCGCACACGAGGACCAATGCCCATGAGTCTAGCGAAGATGGGGTGTCCTCGCCGTCATCTGGTTACGAGAAAGACCTCAAGGAGAGAATCGAAAGACTGAGTATTTCGAAGAAGGCGGAGACTCAACTAACAGCCAAGTCAACACTCTCATCAAAGAAAAAGGTTAAAGACGACAAGCCAAGTAGATCTAGATATGTCGAGAAGTCGGAAGAAGAACATCAGAAAAAGAAGTCCCAGCCTTCAGCAGTCAAAAGTGTTACTCACTCAGATCGTTACGACGATCGAGAGTCCGATGACGGGCCAAATGATAAAAAAGACAAAGTGAAGCCTGGTGTAGGAACGTCTTCCAACCCACCAAGAAGAAGTCTTCGTATTAAGAGCCAGATCAACTGA